GAACAGTAGTCAGTCAACTGGTACAGAATATCGATTACGCACCGACCTTTCTGGAATACGCCGGTGTTGATATACCGACAGAAATGCAGGGCGAATCGATGGTGAGCATCATTGAAGGCACTGAATCTAACTGGCGCTCGTCACTGTATTACCATTTCTATGAGTATCCGGCAATGCACGACGTTAGTCGTCATTATGGTGTTCGGGACAGCCGCTACAAACTGATGCACTTTTATTATCAGATGGATGAGTGGGAGTTTTATGACCTTGCTAAAGATCCGACAGAAATGAACAATGCCATCAATGACCCGGCTTATAGCGGTGAAATTGAACGTTTGAAGGCAGAAATAAAAAGGCTTGAAACTTATTACGACGTGCCGCCAAGCACTGACTGGATAGACCGGCCGCTGGAATATAAGCCTGCACCAACGCTGAAAGAATTATTTCCACACAGCTTTCACTCCAACACAGAGCAAGAGTCATAGCCAAGGCATAGAGAAGATTAACTTAATATCTTTCTCATCCTTGAAAGCACCGGGAAACGCTCTTGAACTGCTGGGCAAACCGGTTTTGTTATTAAAAAGCGTACAATGCAGTGTTATGGACGTACCTTTCAGATGACCTGACTGAAAGATATAGCTAATGTCTGCATTGTAGGCCTGCTCCCGCAGTTTTTTAGAAGACGTTACGGCAGGATTGAGTGTATTAGGTTTGCCATCCCAGCCAAAGGCATAAGACAAGCCAGCACTCCATCCGTGTTTAAAGTGGTACCAACCCCCAAAAAACACGGCTTTCTCACCATTATGGTTGAAGTCAGAGCGACTATCCCACCACACTTCATAGGCACCGTTTGAACCGCCGGACCCACCGTTGTAACCCGTGGGTCGAAAGGCAAAATTAGATTCAGACCCTTTCACATTGGTGTAGCTTGCCTCAGCTCTGAACGTCCAACGATGAAGGTGAATGTTTGACATTAGAACATGCTGGTACGCTAAACCCTCAAAAATATCATTGGTTGTGTTTTTTGTGTGATCTGCATTCCAAACAATACCACCGTCGTTTTTATCGTTCATCGCATAGAGCTGGTAGCTCACAGCCAATAAATGCCCGGAATAAGCCAGTTTGAATTTATAGAGGTCGATAAAATCTTCACCCTGACCAAAACCGCCCATCACACTCACGCCGTTGCCCAGATCATAATGAGCGCCAACACTGTAAACACTGTTAAGTGCCGTACCATCTTTGCGCAATAGGGTTTTCATGTCATAAATCCATGGCTTTTTATATTGATCAGCCCACATCAATGCGACAATCAAACCCTCATAATGAAAAGCCGCCTCTCCACCACGATAGGTTCCCGGGACAAAGCTTAAATTTACCCCCAACACCCCCGGCCCTGATGGCTGAATATAACCGGCATGAGCTTTGAAACATGAGTGCTCAACCCTCACAGCTGCCTTATAAAAACTAAAACCATTTTTAATCCTTTCCCGGTCATCGATCAGGGCAATTTCCCCGTATTGTGAAGTGCCTGAGTGCCACATATCCAGAGTACCAAAGACACCGGCACCCACGCCAA
Above is a window of Endozoicomonas montiporae CL-33 DNA encoding:
- a CDS encoding OprD family outer membrane porin — encoded protein: MLKKVTLVLVTLSVSSCTDLLATDHIGSSHLNADKKRTRHFFSDAKVSGKIYNMTRIRDRRDDVSNSFKENLYLSSSLANVDFSSGLLDHLFGVGAGVFGTLDMWHSGTSQYGEIALIDDRERIKNGFSFYKAAVRVEHSCFKAHAGYIQPSGPGVLGVNLSFVPGTYRGGEAAFHYEGLIVALMWADQYKKPWIYDMKTLLRKDGTALNSVYSVGAHYDLGNGVSVMGGFGQGEDFIDLYKFKLAYSGHLLAVSYQLYAMNDKNDGGIVWNADHTKNTTNDIFEGLAYQHVLMSNIHLHRWTFRAEASYTNVKGSESNFAFRPTGYNGGSGGSNGAYEVWWDSRSDFNHNGEKAVFFGGWYHFKHGWSAGLSYAFGWDGKPNTLNPAVTSSKKLREQAYNADISYIFQSGHLKGTSITLHCTLFNNKTGLPSSSRAFPGAFKDEKDIKLIFSMPWL